One window of the bacterium genome contains the following:
- a CDS encoding GntR family transcriptional regulator: MNNTTEQVIENKQTTSEYAYIRLRNMIESGELKPGMRLIHRELAKRLDTSNIPIILAISRLEHDGLVVSVPNHGAQVVDWTYEEMECAILIRSHLEQMAAKCCAERASEEQRTKIKDLASKYKDYSIANNVAGCLETDDALHTLVVKCSGIDLLIRMLNNSRVITNTIRNICWLSTDVSRSDIHDGLVEAIVTGDQELAKAKAKEHIDDLLAKFVSRCKR; encoded by the coding sequence ATGAATAATACAACTGAACAGGTTATTGAAAACAAGCAGACAACTTCTGAATATGCCTATATTAGGCTTCGTAATATGATAGAATCCGGCGAACTAAAGCCGGGAATGAGATTAATACATCGCGAGCTTGCAAAAAGACTGGATACGAGCAATATACCGATAATTTTAGCAATAAGCAGATTGGAACATGATGGTTTAGTGGTATCAGTGCCGAACCATGGTGCTCAGGTGGTTGATTGGACATACGAAGAAATGGAATGTGCAATACTGATTCGTTCGCATCTTGAGCAGATGGCTGCGAAGTGCTGCGCCGAGCGAGCAAGCGAGGAACAGCGCACCAAGATTAAAGATCTGGCAAGCAAATACAAAGACTATTCAATAGCAAATAATGTTGCAGGCTGTCTGGAAACCGATGATGCTCTGCATACTCTGGTCGTAAAGTGTTCAGGTATAGATCTGCTCATTCGGATGCTCAACAATTCTCGTGTCATCACGAATACAATACGAAACATATGCTGGCTTTCCACTGATGTAAGCCGTTCTGATATTCATGATGGTCTTGTTGAAGCCATAGTTACTGGTGACCAGGAACTTGCAAAAGCAAAAGCAAAAGAGCACATCGACGACCTGCTTGCAAAGTTTGTTTCGCGATGCAAGCGTTGA
- the secG gene encoding preprotein translocase subunit SecG, with protein MLKGIFIALQVISAVALIAIVMSQATKSEGLSGTIGGKTESAFHGKPGMEEKLEELTKWAAISFMVLSAIVMYVVK; from the coding sequence ATGTTGAAAGGTATATTTATCGCTCTGCAAGTAATCAGCGCTGTCGCGCTTATAGCTATTGTAATGTCTCAGGCAACAAAAAGCGAGGGTCTGAGCGGCACGATCGGTGGTAAGACCGAATCTGCATTTCATGGAAAGCCGGGAATGGAAGAAAAACTTGAAGAACTCACCAAGTGGGCTGCTATAAGTTTTATGGTGTTGAGCGCAATAGTTATGTATGTAGTTAAGTGA
- a CDS encoding TrpB-like pyridoxal phosphate-dependent enzyme, whose product MEQRQFVLSQKDMPTQWYNIAADLDQTPPPLHPATNQPCKPEDLAPIFPMGVIEQEMSAQRWIDIPKPVLEKLALWRPSPIYRATFLEEALDTPAKIYYKYEGASPAGSHKLNTAIAQAYYNKLEGTKRIATETGAGQWGSALSMACSFFGIGCTVYMVRCSFMQKPYRKSLMQVYGADVYPSPSEHTGFGRQILVKDPDCPGSLGIAISEALEDTLSHDDVKYSLGSVLNHVVLHQSVIGLESKKQMELAGVYPDVVIGCVGGGSNFGGIVVPFMADKIAGKNIRATAVEPKACPTLTEGPYKYDFGDTAQMTPLLKMHSLGADFIPPAIHAGGLRYHGMAPLVSLLKDKGLIDAVALDQVDVFEAAVLFARTEGIIPAPESAHAICEAINEAKRAKEAAKQTVILFNLSGHGFLDLGAYDNYFHDKIQSTANCG is encoded by the coding sequence ATGGAGCAACGTCAGTTCGTCCTTTCGCAAAAAGATATGCCGACGCAGTGGTATAATATCGCCGCAGACCTTGATCAGACTCCACCGCCGCTGCATCCCGCCACAAACCAGCCCTGTAAACCTGAGGACTTGGCTCCCATATTTCCAATGGGCGTGATCGAACAGGAGATGAGTGCGCAAAGATGGATCGACATCCCAAAACCTGTGCTTGAGAAGCTGGCTCTATGGCGTCCGTCGCCTATTTATAGAGCGACATTTCTTGAAGAAGCACTCGACACTCCGGCAAAGATATACTATAAATATGAAGGAGCAAGCCCAGCCGGAAGCCATAAACTCAACACGGCAATTGCTCAGGCTTACTACAACAAACTCGAAGGCACAAAACGTATCGCCACAGAGACGGGAGCCGGGCAATGGGGAAGCGCACTTTCTATGGCGTGCAGCTTCTTCGGAATAGGCTGCACTGTGTATATGGTCCGCTGCAGCTTCATGCAAAAGCCGTATCGCAAGTCGCTGATGCAAGTTTATGGTGCCGATGTATATCCCAGTCCGAGTGAGCACACCGGTTTCGGCAGGCAAATCCTGGTCAAGGACCCGGACTGCCCGGGCAGCCTCGGTATCGCGATCAGTGAGGCACTTGAGGATACTCTGTCGCATGATGATGTGAAGTATTCACTTGGCAGTGTTTTGAACCATGTAGTCCTGCATCAGAGCGTGATCGGGCTCGAATCAAAGAAACAGATGGAACTGGCTGGGGTATATCCCGATGTCGTAATCGGATGCGTGGGCGGCGGGAGCAATTTCGGTGGGATCGTGGTTCCGTTTATGGCCGATAAGATCGCAGGCAAAAACATAAGAGCGACTGCAGTCGAACCGAAAGCATGTCCCACCCTTACCGAGGGACCATACAAATATGATTTCGGCGACACAGCTCAAATGACGCCTCTACTGAAGATGCACTCGCTGGGCGCGGACTTTATCCCGCCCGCAATCCATGCCGGAGGACTCAGATATCATGGCATGGCTCCCTTGGTGAGCCTGCTGAAGGACAAAGGCTTGATCGATGCCGTGGCGCTCGATCAGGTGGATGTGTTCGAGGCAGCCGTGCTCTTCGCCAGGACCGAGGGCATTATTCCAGCGCCTGAATCTGCTCATGCCATATGCGAAGCCATAAATGAAGCAAAACGGGCAAAGGAAGCCGCTAAACAGACAGTGATCCTCTTCAATTTAAGCGGCCATGGTTTCCTGGACCTGGGAGCATATGATAACTATTTCCATGACAAGATCCAAAGCACCGCCAACTGCGGCTGA